The window ACCGTACGCCGCCCATACATATCCACCCAAAGTCTCGCTGCTGCGGGAAGGCGATCCACAGTCCAGCAGGTCAATGCCTCCGGCGCAAATGCTCCCGTCAGGCAGGAGATGAGATGGACAACTAACCCCAACCGCGCACATGTTCCCTGCTCATCTGCAACTTGCTGCCTCAATCTGTTCCAGAAGGCATTGTCGTGGCGACGCGCGACCACATGACGGCGAAACTCGATTACATGTGCAGTGCGCGAAAACTCGCTGCATAAGTGCTTGTAGAGGTGAAGTCCCTGCCCAAGGAACAAATCTACAGGCGAGAGGACCGGCATGGACACTCCGTGAAAGGAAATCCTCCGCGAGCGGGACAGAAGGGATGCACCTATCTCTTGGACCGTCTCAAGATGCAATTCCGCCGATCGGCTCATTCCGGTTTTGTACAGGCCCTTCATCCCAGATGGTCGGTCTTCTTTTCCTTTGAACTCCCAGCTTCTACCACTGATAGCATTGAGCCGATAGCCTGTGTCCTCAAGGATTCGCCGCGCTTCTTGAGCGCTCTCTTCCGACACGAGAAAGTCCAGATCGAGTTGCGACCGCAAATGCAGCTTCGGTACAGAGATCGGCGACAGCGAGAAACCTTTGAGCACTGCGTATGAAACATGCGCCCATTGAAATCGACGTTGAATCCCTACTGATTCCGCGATCATTGCATTGATTCGCTCTGTGTTGTCTGCCAGATTCTCCTTAAGGCGTGCAAGGACAGGCGACGGGAGGACTTCCAAGAGATCCAGCTCACTCAAACGGTCTAAAAAATAAAGCGCGAGCCCGCTGGTGTCCAGCCAATGCAACAAGTCTTGCCATTCTTTGCGAGACAGACCTAGAAGCCGCACATATTCCGTCGGTAAAGTCTCACAGAGAACGAGCAGCACGGCCTCACGCAGTTGCTGCGCCCGATTTAGAGAGCGTTTCCTCGAAGCTAGATGGAATGAAAGCATAGTGTTAATGCGTGTACATCTCCGGTTCTCCGAGGCTTCCCGACTACGGCAAGTGGCGCAACTAAAACAGAATCGACCAGATCTCGTCGTCGCTCCGGGTGTTCTAGCCCGACGTTACCGAAGCCCAGATGCGGTAGATAATCCACTTCAATCGGCCGACTGTGCAGACTGCGCAAGTTTCTTGCCCAGCGGCGGCACATGCGGTAACATGCGATCTGCAGAGGGTACGCCAATGTCCTGTTCGCCCCAATCGTGACTGACGACGCAGTAGCGGGAGAATGCCTCGTTACGATTGGCAATCCGATGGTAGCGTCGTGGAGCAGATTCTTCAGAGACCCGCGATGCATCGGGAATTGGTCCATGGCCCAGTTCATCGCGAAAGTCTCTCCTGCGGGGCGAATCGGCTTAGAGTTGGCGAACAGTATGAGGAGCACGAACGTGACAACGATAGAAGGACAGTTCACCTCATGCGCTTACTCCACAACGTGCAGGGTCAGCTTCATAGACCCGTGGCCAGAGCCACAGAAGACGGAACAGTGACCGACAAAGGTACCAGTCTTGCTCGGCGTAAAAGTAACCTCGCTGGTCTTTCCTTTCCCAGCTTTGACTTCGACGCCAAGTTCTTTGAACCGGATGCCGTGTGGGACATCGGCGCTAGTCAGCACCAATACGACCGCTTCCCCTTTTTTCACAGTGATATCTCCGGGCGTAAAGTCGAACCGCTTCGCGGTCACTTCGATCCGGCGTGGTGCAGACTGAGCACTGCTTGGTTGAACAAGCATCAGGGCCGCTGCTAACATTGCGGCAAATACGATCGACAAATTGATCTTAGGTTTCAAGTAGATCTCCTCGATTTGAGCTTTAGATGGCACCGCTCCATGTCCTCTCCCTCATGCCCCGCGGTCTTTTCTCATGCCAGGTCTGGTGCGCCCTCGCAAGCAGAAAGCGAGGGCCGGGAGTTGTCTTGACTCTAATCAGGTCGCGCCAGCCGGTTGTCATGTCTCTGTAAGCCAATTGTCACCGCATTGTTGCGTCCCATACTTGCGTAGAGGCTGACACATAGAAGCCGCGAAGCGTGGTGGACGCGTCAATTGCGGGGATCGACGAAGCCGGTTTGAGCCATTTCAAACGAAATGACAATCAACAGACGGTCCAGCGACACATGGCACCCTAAGATCCGCCAGATTTAATGGGATGTTTCGATCGAATCACGACGCAAAATCTCGCGCGATTGAACGCGACAACCAACAGCCTGTACTAGAAGGTTTTGTCCGCCTGGGAAAAGCTCATTGCCATCGGTCTTCTGCAAGTTCGCGGCTTGATCGGTAATTTTCTGCGATTATGCGCGGCAATCAGGATATCTAGACTTGACAGTACTACCAACAGTGCGGTTTCTTTGTCGCAAGCTGAGTGCTGTCGCGCCGGTCACAATCAGTGCCATGGAGATCAACGGCTTTACACACATGCGGATTCGTGCGCGTGCCTCTCTGTTGACCCAGCGCACTTGTGCCTATGGGACAAATTTGTACCCTGCGCCATACACAGTCTGAAAGTACCGCGGATCGGCCGAATCCAGCTCGAGTTTCTGCCGTAGCTTTACAATCTGGTTATCCACGGTTCGCGGAGTTGGATAGGAGTTACATCGCCAGACCTCTGTCAGCACCTCCACGCGGCTTATAACTTTTCCCGCGTTTTCGATAAAGTACTTCAATAGTTTGAACTCCAGAGCTGTAAGTGCGATTTGCTTGCCTGCGCGCCGCGCGCTCATCCTCGCGAAATCGATCTCGCATTCGCCAAAGCTGTAGGAGCATTTTGCTGTCTCTTGACTCCGCGTCCTTCCCAAGATAGTCTGCACTCTCGCCAGCAGTTCGCGGGGACTGAACGGCTTGGTCACATAATCGTCCGCACCCGATTGCAGCAAAAGGACTTTGGCGGCTACATCGCTTATTGCGCTGACTACAAAAACCGGCACGCCTGGCTGTTCTGCTTTCATGATCTTGCAGAGGTCGCGACCAATTATGTTTGGCAGGCCCAGGTCCAACATGACCGCTGCCGGCCTCGCAGAGTGGAACGCGTCTAGCCCTGACAGGCCATCACCGCAGACGATGACGCCGTAGCCCTGTTCACGGAAAAGTCTTCGCAGTACCTTTTGCATCTGCGGGTCGTCTTCAATAACCAGAATCTGCTCATCGCGGGTCCGCGTGTCGAGCACACCAGAATCTGTCGATGCCTTTTCGGTTGGGGACATATCTCTATTGTTGCTCCACCGCTATCTTTCCAAGATGGAAGGTAATGGAAAATGACAATGTTCTTACAATGGCTTGACAGATTACAGAGCCTGGTTTGGTCTTTAGATAAATCAACCAAATCCAACTTAGGAGATGCCATACGACCTCGCGTCTGAGTTTGGTCATTGAGAGATTACAGAACCGGGTGAAGACTTTGAATCTTGTCAATCGCCCAGTCGATCAGTCTCGCATCCGCAGAATCCGTCTTTCGCACATCCCGGAGAGTTGCAAGAGACTCGGTGTCGCCCTGCCATGCAACAATCCTTATCGCTCGATTCCTGAGATCTTTATTCTCATTGCGGAGAGCTTTCCGTACATCCGGCAGCACGTTCGGACCGCCCTGCACCAGCATCCATTCCGCCCGGTTCTGGACCTGAACGTCGTTCGATCCCAAGGCCTGCACCGCGGGAAGCGCGTTCAGGCCAATCCGATCCCACAACTGGAATGCCGCCACGATGCTGTCAAACTCTGCAGAATCCTCACCTGGACGAAACGCTAGTTCCTCCAGAGCCTCCATTGCCCGTGCCCCTTTCAGCATTGACATCGCCTGCACCATCTTCATCTGGCACCGGAAGTACCCCATGATCTCGTCAGTTTCCGCTTGCGTCAGTTTAGGCTTTCCGCGTCGGACGTAGTCGTCGCCAAGCCTGACGGCTGCGATCATCTCCAGCCTAAGCTGCTTCGGAATGGCTTTGAGGGCCACATCCGGCTGATGCCGCGCCAACGCCAGAGCTGCCTCACCACGAACCGTCACATCTCCATCAGACAGAATGGGCAACAACGCCTCCGCCTCAACGTCACCCTGTACCCGGCTGATCGCGAGGAGTGCCTGCCGGAGCACCTGTGGGTCCTTGTCCTTCAACAGAGGCAGCAGATTGTTTGCAGGCGCTCCCAATATCCCCAACGCCCACGCGGCATTTGCCCGCGCATCCGCGTGCTCCGACCGCAGTGCTTCGGTAAACACAGAGATGGGTGCATGGGGGCGAGCCGTTACCAACGCGAGCGCGGCCGCCCGCGAGACGTGATCATCAGGATCCAGCAGCCAGCGAGCAAACTCGTCCTGCAATGGAAATCCCCTATATCGCGAGAGCTCCAAGATCGCTTCCGAGCGCGTACTGCTCTCGCCAGCGTTGGCCTTCATCGCCAACGCAGACAGCCTGGATTCAACTGGTCTTCCAACAGCATCCGCACCCAGGCGCGGATAGTCCACATTGATTCCGTCTACTCCGGCGCTCACAGCGGACTTCATCGAAGCCAGATCCATCTCGTGTTCGTTGGCGGAAAAGTTCGCCACGACCGCTTTGCCCTGGTCGTGATATGTCTTCACCTGCTCGCCGGTCACACCCGGCTGAACCCACACCGTTCCGTCGCTCGCGTTGGTCGCACTCGGATGCAACTTCTTCACATCCTCCCATTCACCGTTGAACTGAACGCGCTCCAGCATGCCTTCGCGTTGCAGCAACTCGAGCACGTCGCCCCCGATGCCCTTGGTCTTGATATCCAGGATCAAGCGGATGTCCCGCTGCCGCGCCAGCCGCAGGGCATCTTCAAACAGGGCGATCCGCATTCCGCTGAATCGCTCGCCCATCCACCCACCCGCATCGAGTAGTCGCAGATCGTCGTAATAGGTCTTTTCCGGATCGCCCTCGCCATCCGTAAGCCGCTCCAGGACTCCGTCATGGTTCAGCACGATCTTTCCGTCCAACGTCCGCCGAAGGTCGATCTCCACCACGTTGCAACCCAATAGTGCTGCCTGTTCCAGCGACTCAAGCGTGTTCTCGGGTACATCCTCGTTGGCCGTACGGTGGCACAGCAATTCCGGGTGCATGGGCTGCAATGCTCCTGCCTGGACTGCAGTCGCTGTAATAACCGTGAAAAGTACAGTACTAACTCGTCTCATTACCGATACCCCATATCTATCAAGCGAATTAAGAATCGCAGCCTACAGCTTGACCGGCACGCTTCGATCCATCGGGCCAATGAGCGACCAAAACAGAAGCGCCGCCACAACGGCCAGGACCGCGATCCCGGTCAGCACAGGTGGATATCCGAAGCGCATGAACAGAGCTCCCGCTCCTGCAGTTGAGGCCGCCCCTACCAGCGCATTGCAGAACAGCGCCATCGATGAAGCGTTGCTTTGTTTCTCTTCTGGCACCTTGCTCATCAACAGGTTGTATAACCCCGGAGAACTCATCCATTGCATTCCGAAAAAAATGAGGTAAAGGACTACCGCAATCTCAGCGTTCTGTGTTCCGGCGAGCAAGCCCAGGGCCACTGCCGTCAATAGCTGAGTTACGACAACACCATTGACAGTCCCAAGCGTGCGAAAAACTATTGGCGACAGGAGTGTGACGCAAAACTGCATCACCTGCGCCGCAGAAAAAACTAATCCGATCCGCAATAGAGGAACATGCAAGTCGCGCGAAAGATAGACATTGGCAAACGGTGTGAAGGAAGTGACCACGACCGTCCACAGCGCCATTGCGGGCAGAAATCGTAACAGGAACCGGTCCACTCTCAAGAGTCTGCGCCAGGTGCGGTTTTCCGCCACGTTCGTGACCGGCGTAGTTACCTGAAGCGAAGGCAGCCGCATTACCGCAAACAGGCCAAGCGCGGCAATCCCGGATGAAACGAGGAGAATCAGCCGCTTTACTTCAATCGGCTGCATCCCGAATCCGGCCCTGCTCAACCACTGCGGCAGATAGCCGCACACGACTCCGCCCAGAATACCGGTGCCGACACCTGCGGAGAATATCAGACTGAAAGCTGACGGGCGGTTCGCCTCCGTCGTAGTCCGAGCCACTGCCGGTAGCATGCATACGCCCCACGAGCACATCGCCAAACCTGACAAAAAACCCAAGATGATCTGCCAAGCTTCGCCCGTAGCCGTCGCACGCAAGGCGCACAGTAATGGTGCAATCACAAAGCAGCCGATCAGAACCGGGCGAATCCCAACCCTGCGGGCTAATGAGCCCGCAGGCAGTGTCCCTGCAACCGAGCCCAGCATCGCCGCTCCATTCACCAGCCCGATCGATCGATCATTGAAATGGAGGTCGAGCAGATATAGGTTGAACATAAAAACGTAGATCAACATTCCAAAATCAAAGAAAAACGCAGCCGCAAAGACCACCCAGAAGCCTTGGCCCAACTTCTTTTGTCGAAGCCAGGCGACAGGATTTCCCCAGAATCGATTGACGTTCTTATCGCGCGATGGCGCAGGATTGGACTCCAGCAATCGCTCCACTAACGCCCCTCTCGTACCAGGGTCCGAAGCCGGTCGATGGCCCAGTCCAGATCGGTATAGAGAAGCTCCAGCACGTCGATCGTCAACAGCCGCTCGATTGTCGAATACGAAACGGCGAGTGAATGCGGCGTCCCATACAGTGTTTGTCTCAAGGCGTGGCGGGCCACATCCTTGCGGTAAGGTCGAAGCTCAGGCGGGCCGCCTGCACGCCGATTGAGAAAGACGAGAAAATCCACCCGCGCCGACTGCGCACAAACCATCTTT is drawn from Acidicapsa acidisoli and contains these coding sequences:
- a CDS encoding MFS transporter, with product MERLLESNPAPSRDKNVNRFWGNPVAWLRQKKLGQGFWVVFAAAFFFDFGMLIYVFMFNLYLLDLHFNDRSIGLVNGAAMLGSVAGTLPAGSLARRVGIRPVLIGCFVIAPLLCALRATATGEAWQIILGFLSGLAMCSWGVCMLPAVARTTTEANRPSAFSLIFSAGVGTGILGGVVCGYLPQWLSRAGFGMQPIEVKRLILLVSSGIAALGLFAVMRLPSLQVTTPVTNVAENRTWRRLLRVDRFLLRFLPAMALWTVVVTSFTPFANVYLSRDLHVPLLRIGLVFSAAQVMQFCVTLLSPIVFRTLGTVNGVVVTQLLTAVALGLLAGTQNAEIAVVLYLIFFGMQWMSSPGLYNLLMSKVPEEKQSNASSMALFCNALVGAASTAGAGALFMRFGYPPVLTGIAVLAVVAALLFWSLIGPMDRSVPVKL
- a CDS encoding nucleotidyltransferase family protein; the encoded protein is MLSFHLASRKRSLNRAQQLREAVLLVLCETLPTEYVRLLGLSRKEWQDLLHWLDTSGLALYFLDRLSELDLLEVLPSPVLARLKENLADNTERINAMIAESVGIQRRFQWAHVSYAVLKGFSLSPISVPKLHLRSQLDLDFLVSEESAQEARRILEDTGYRLNAISGRSWEFKGKEDRPSGMKGLYKTGMSRSAELHLETVQEIGASLLSRSRRISFHGVSMPVLSPVDLFLGQGLHLYKHLCSEFSRTAHVIEFRRHVVARRHDNAFWNRLRQQVADEQGTCARLGLVVHLISCLTGAFAPEALTCWTVDRLPAAARLWVDMYGRRTVLASFPGSKLYLLLQKELEAAGVPAKRSPYQALLPRRLPPAITHPVAGETLLARIHRYLRELRYISFRFRFHFFEGIRYLCESILWRQYRNELSP
- a CDS encoding cupredoxin domain-containing protein, with the translated sequence MKPKINLSIVFAAMLAAALMLVQPSSAQSAPRRIEVTAKRFDFTPGDITVKKGEAVVLVLTSADVPHGIRFKELGVEVKAGKGKTSEVTFTPSKTGTFVGHCSVFCGSGHGSMKLTLHVVE
- a CDS encoding HEAT repeat domain-containing protein, whose product is MRRVSTVLFTVITATAVQAGALQPMHPELLCHRTANEDVPENTLESLEQAALLGCNVVEIDLRRTLDGKIVLNHDGVLERLTDGEGDPEKTYYDDLRLLDAGGWMGERFSGMRIALFEDALRLARQRDIRLILDIKTKGIGGDVLELLQREGMLERVQFNGEWEDVKKLHPSATNASDGTVWVQPGVTGEQVKTYHDQGKAVVANFSANEHEMDLASMKSAVSAGVDGINVDYPRLGADAVGRPVESRLSALAMKANAGESSTRSEAILELSRYRGFPLQDEFARWLLDPDDHVSRAAALALVTARPHAPISVFTEALRSEHADARANAAWALGILGAPANNLLPLLKDKDPQVLRQALLAISRVQGDVEAEALLPILSDGDVTVRGEAALALARHQPDVALKAIPKQLRLEMIAAVRLGDDYVRRGKPKLTQAETDEIMGYFRCQMKMVQAMSMLKGARAMEALEELAFRPGEDSAEFDSIVAAFQLWDRIGLNALPAVQALGSNDVQVQNRAEWMLVQGGPNVLPDVRKALRNENKDLRNRAIRIVAWQGDTESLATLRDVRKTDSADARLIDWAIDKIQSLHPVL
- a CDS encoding response regulator transcription factor, whose product is MSPTEKASTDSGVLDTRTRDEQILVIEDDPQMQKVLRRLFREQGYGVIVCGDGLSGLDAFHSARPAAVMLDLGLPNIIGRDLCKIMKAEQPGVPVFVVSAISDVAAKVLLLQSGADDYVTKPFSPRELLARVQTILGRTRSQETAKCSYSFGECEIDFARMSARRAGKQIALTALEFKLLKYFIENAGKVISRVEVLTEVWRCNSYPTPRTVDNQIVKLRQKLELDSADPRYFQTVYGAGYKFVP